One genomic window of Clostridioides sp. ES-S-0054-01 includes the following:
- a CDS encoding ABC transporter permease, protein MFEKIHKRFKGYYIFLIILILWKIVCVLGIWSSYILPPPEIVLDTFIKMIYDGSIFLNVYASVRRILIGFLISSLMAIPLGVVFGVNKKMYEYFKPLFEFMRSTPPLALVPMLILWFGIGEESKIIIIILASFFPIFLNTLKGIKNCDNKLIEVGKSFNLSRKRIFYKIIIPNSMLDIVVGLSLGLGYSFRAIIGAELIAASSGLGYLISDGKDMSRTDVVLVGIFVIGFLGILSDYLFSKAIVKFSKGKQVDLNG, encoded by the coding sequence ATGTTTGAGAAAATTCATAAAAGGTTCAAAGGATATTATATTTTTTTAATAATTTTAATTTTATGGAAGATAGTATGTGTTTTGGGCATATGGAGTAGCTATATTCTGCCACCTCCTGAAATAGTCTTAGATACTTTTATAAAAATGATATATGATGGTTCTATTTTCTTAAATGTTTATGCCAGTGTAAGAAGAATATTAATAGGTTTTTTAATAAGTTCATTGATGGCTATACCACTTGGAGTTGTATTTGGGGTAAATAAAAAAATGTATGAATATTTCAAACCATTATTTGAATTTATGCGAAGTACACCTCCACTAGCTTTGGTGCCAATGCTTATTTTATGGTTTGGTATAGGTGAAGAATCTAAAATTATAATTATTATTTTGGCATCCTTTTTTCCAATATTTTTAAATACATTGAAAGGTATAAAAAATTGTGACAATAAATTAATAGAAGTAGGTAAATCTTTTAATTTATCTAGAAAGAGAATTTTTTATAAAATAATAATTCCTAATTCTATGTTAGATATTGTTGTTGGACTTAGTTTAGGGCTTGGGTATAGTTTTAGAGCTATAATTGGAGCAGAGCTTATTGCAGCTTCTTCAGGGCTAGGATATTTGATTTCTGATGGGAAAGATATGTCTAGAACTGATGTTGTGTTGGTAGGAATTTTTGTTATTGGATTTTTAGGTATACTTTCAGATTATCTATTTTCAAAGGCAATAGTAAAATTTAGTAAAGGGAAGCAGGTTGATTTAAATGGTTAG
- a CDS encoding ferrous iron transport protein A: MNRLKDIKCGETVKVKKLEGEGATRRRIMDMGITRGVDVFIRKVAPLGDPIEITVRDYELSIRKSDAEKIIVE; encoded by the coding sequence ATGAACAGACTAAAAGATATTAAATGTGGCGAGACTGTAAAAGTCAAGAAGTTAGAGGGAGAAGGAGCCACAAGAAGACGTATAATGGATATGGGAATTACAAGGGGAGTTGATGTATTTATAAGAAAAGTAGCCCCTCTTGGAGACCCAATTGAAATAACAGTCAGAGATTATGAACTATCAATTCGTAAATCAGATGCAGAAAAAATTATTGTGGAATAA
- a CDS encoding AIM24 family protein yields the protein MFKFDVTNELVCIARGSGKFFAKKGAMVAFKGNFNFEKLLLGPSNGGGLGRALLGHVQRSLTGEQMPIMVVEGEGEIYLAQNAYHVDVISIDPGDSIYVESENLLAFSEQLNYSVKLIGSGVISQKGLFTTHLVNKTGQNQDVAIITDGNPLILEGPCCVDPDALVAWTGREPYPKVSKLSWKTFIGQTSGESYHMEFVEPGQIVIIQPSERLSGLKTDSTPSDRMSSGGLRLGID from the coding sequence ATGTTTAAATTTGATGTTACAAACGAGCTTGTGTGTATAGCAAGGGGAAGTGGTAAATTTTTTGCAAAAAAAGGTGCTATGGTAGCATTTAAAGGAAATTTTAATTTTGAAAAATTGCTGTTAGGTCCAAGTAATGGTGGTGGATTAGGAAGAGCGTTATTAGGTCATGTTCAGAGGTCATTGACAGGAGAACAAATGCCAATAATGGTGGTTGAAGGTGAAGGTGAAATTTACCTAGCTCAAAATGCTTACCACGTAGATGTAATATCAATTGACCCAGGTGATTCCATTTATGTTGAGAGTGAAAACTTATTGGCATTTTCTGAACAATTAAATTACAGTGTAAAATTGATTGGCTCAGGGGTAATATCTCAAAAAGGTCTTTTTACTACACATTTAGTAAATAAAACAGGTCAAAATCAAGATGTTGCTATAATAACAGATGGTAATCCTCTAATTCTTGAAGGACCTTGTTGTGTTGACCCAGATGCATTAGTAGCTTGGACTGGAAGAGAACCATATCCTAAAGTATCAAAACTATCATGGAAGACTTTTATTGGTCAGACTTCAGGGGAATCTTATCATATGGAATTTGTTGAACCTGGACAAATAGTCATTATACAGCCATCTGAAAGATTGTCTGGCTTAAAAACAGATTCTACACCTTCTGATAGAATGAGTTCAGGTGGATTAAGACTTGGCATAGATTAA
- a CDS encoding CPBP family intramembrane metalloprotease, protein MYGVFGATVLVIFVILTDGIMQGKKVDFELPTVFIVVTFIVSAISEEIVFRGYIQTRLTGLIKNSVLSSCINSFLFVSTHYPVKWFLNGYLSFAILSGFYVICLILLHFSCDLVYRKTNCLWGSCLLHILYNIGTGMLIFTT, encoded by the coding sequence TTGTATGGAGTTTTTGGTGCTACTGTACTCGTAATTTTCGTTATTTTAACAGATGGAATTATGCAAGGAAAAAAAGTTGATTTTGAATTACCTACTGTTTTTATAGTTGTTACATTTATTGTTTCTGCTATTTCAGAAGAAATTGTTTTTAGAGGGTATATTCAAACAAGGTTAACTGGATTAATAAAAAATAGTGTACTTTCATCTTGTATTAATTCTTTTCTTTTTGTATCTACGCATTACCCTGTAAAATGGTTTTTAAATGGATATCTTTCATTTGCAATTCTATCTGGATTTTATGTGATATGCCTTATATTACTTCACTTTTCATGTGATTTAGTATATCGAAAAACTAATTGCCTGTGGGGGTCATGCCTACTGCATATCTTGTATAATATTGGTACAGGAATGTTGATTTTTACTACTTAG
- a CDS encoding NADH peroxidase — MKKFVCTVCGYIHEGDAAPAQCPVCKVGADKFEEMKGEKNWADEHRIGVAQGVDEEIIEGLRANFVGECTEVGMYLAMSRQADREGYPEVGEAYKRIAFEEAEHAAKFAELLGEVVVADTQENLRVRVDAEYGATDGKLKLAKKAKELGLDAIHDTVHEMCKDEARHGKAFLGLLNRYFGK; from the coding sequence ATGAAAAAATTTGTTTGTACAGTATGTGGATATATACATGAAGGAGATGCTGCACCAGCACAATGTCCAGTATGTAAAGTTGGAGCTGATAAATTTGAAGAAATGAAAGGTGAAAAAAATTGGGCTGATGAGCATAGAATAGGAGTTGCTCAAGGTGTAGATGAAGAAATAATCGAAGGATTAAGAGCTAACTTTGTTGGAGAGTGTACAGAAGTAGGAATGTATTTAGCAATGAGTAGACAAGCTGATAGAGAAGGTTATCCAGAAGTAGGAGAAGCTTACAAGAGAATAGCTTTTGAAGAAGCTGAGCATGCTGCTAAATTTGCAGAACTTCTTGGAGAAGTTGTAGTTGCAGATACACAAGAAAACTTAAGAGTTAGAGTTGACGCTGAGTATGGTGCAACTGATGGAAAATTAAAATTAGCTAAAAAAGCTAAAGAGTTAGGATTAGATGCTATACACGATACAGTACATGAAATGTGTAAAGATGAAGCTAGACATGGTAAAGCATTCTTAGGATTATTAAATAGATATTTTGGAAAATAA
- a CDS encoding ferrous iron transport protein A produces the protein MMPLMLSNTGEEVVIKKISGSDKTRTFLNSIGFVVGTNVKIISKIDGNLIIDVKDTRVALDKKMASRIII, from the coding sequence ATGATGCCATTGATGTTATCAAATACAGGTGAAGAAGTAGTTATAAAGAAAATTTCAGGAAGTGATAAGACAAGAACTTTTTTAAATAGTATAGGTTTTGTAGTAGGCACAAATGTTAAAATAATTTCTAAGATAGATGGGAATTTAATAATAGATGTAAAAGATACTAGAGTTGCATTAGATAAAAAAATGGCAAGTAGAATAATAATATAG
- a CDS encoding ABC transporter ATP-binding protein — translation MVRNGFLLENIHKKYLVDNKEHLVLGNVSLNISSEEITVILGESGCGKTTLLRILAGLENATSGNVYFFNNDKKCIPKVGVVFQESRLMPWLNVSENILLHTEKDNRNKVDLDQYLKMMKLEKFKNSYPNELSGGMAHRVSIARALSFNPDILLMDEPFAALDYFTRRKMQKEVVNIHKNTKKGVVFVTHNIEEAMEIAKKIIVFSKNKRIKQFSVEDEYNRDLTKNYYISLKKEILRELGEF, via the coding sequence ATGGTTAGAAATGGATTTTTGCTAGAGAATATACACAAGAAATATTTAGTTGATAATAAAGAGCATTTAGTTCTTGGTAATGTATCTTTAAATATATCTAGTGAAGAGATAACTGTTATATTAGGCGAAAGTGGATGCGGAAAGACAACTTTACTTAGAATTTTAGCAGGTCTTGAAAATGCTACTAGTGGAAATGTGTATTTTTTTAATAATGATAAAAAATGTATTCCAAAAGTAGGGGTAGTATTTCAAGAAAGTAGACTTATGCCATGGCTGAATGTAAGTGAAAATATCCTTTTACATACTGAAAAAGATAATAGAAATAAAGTTGATTTAGACCAGTATTTAAAAATGATGAAGCTTGAAAAATTTAAAAACTCATATCCAAATGAATTATCAGGAGGAATGGCTCATAGAGTAAGTATAGCAAGAGCACTTTCCTTTAATCCAGATATTTTGCTAATGGACGAGCCATTTGCAGCACTAGATTACTTCACAAGAAGAAAAATGCAAAAAGAAGTTGTAAATATCCATAAAAATACTAAAAAAGGTGTAGTATTTGTAACTCACAATATTGAAGAAGCTATGGAAATAGCAAAGAAAATAATTGTTTTTAGTAAAAATAAAAGGATTAAACAGTTTAGTGTCGAAGATGAATATAATAGAGATTTAACTAAAAACTATTATATAAGTTTGAAAAAAGAAATATTAAGGGAATTGGGGGAGTTTTAA
- a CDS encoding ABC transporter ATP-binding protein encodes MNLSTGNQKVSRLKKKEKPKDFKKTFKRIFIYFKKDKKITRFIFLLVIIDSVISTIIPYTIGKVVDIIDINTYSKSIFLKGIIILLSFYIIEFLVKLSKGICTARLSQSIVKEMRSNLFLKFKNLPITFFDKSSTGDIMSRVTNDVDNISTGISNSLVQLITGILNILMTFIMMFILSPVLTFCSIILIPIVMSISNFIAKRTRIFFKQQQVELGRLNAHIEEMISNINVVKSFNYERKSVNDFKEINDRLLNISLKSQIYTSLLMPIMNVISNIGFATICIIGGTLASKDIITIGVIASFLSYVRQFTRPLNELANLFNTLLSAVAGCERVFEIIDEKEEQQVDSVLKNKLNDNKHGNLNSHFIKGEIEFKGVSFSYDSKKRILDDINLRIKAGTSNAIIGETGSGKTTIINLITNFYHIDEGSIFLDGKDIYSIDKNCLRTCFGVVPQESYIFNDTVMENIRYGNLMATDEEVISASKIANAHKFIVKMREGYSTVLSDRGEELSEGQKQLISIARAVLKNAPILILDEATSNIDIATEAKIQEAINSLTYGKTSIIIAHRLSTISNCDNIIVLENGRIVESGNHKELIKLEGHYYRNILLTQGK; translated from the coding sequence TTGAATTTAAGTACTGGAAATCAAAAGGTCAGTAGATTAAAGAAAAAAGAAAAGCCTAAAGATTTTAAAAAAACGTTTAAAAGAATTTTTATTTACTTTAAAAAAGATAAAAAGATTACTAGATTTATTTTTTTGCTAGTAATAATTGATTCAGTTATATCAACTATAATACCGTATACTATTGGAAAAGTAGTTGACATAATAGATATTAATACTTATTCAAAGTCCATTTTCTTAAAAGGCATAATTATTTTACTTTCATTTTATATAATTGAGTTTTTAGTTAAACTTTCTAAGGGCATATGTACAGCTAGATTATCTCAAAGTATAGTTAAAGAGATGAGAAGTAATTTATTTTTAAAATTTAAAAATCTACCAATAACCTTTTTTGATAAAAGTTCTACTGGAGATATTATGAGTAGGGTAACAAATGATGTTGATAATATCAGTACAGGAATTTCAAATTCATTAGTACAATTAATTACAGGAATCTTAAACATATTGATGACTTTTATTATGATGTTTATATTAAGCCCAGTTTTAACTTTTTGCAGTATAATTTTAATACCAATAGTAATGTCTATAAGTAATTTTATTGCAAAGAGAACTAGAATTTTTTTTAAGCAACAACAAGTTGAGTTAGGAAGGCTAAATGCTCATATTGAAGAAATGATATCAAACATAAATGTAGTAAAATCTTTCAATTATGAAAGAAAATCTGTAAATGATTTTAAAGAAATCAATGATAGACTTCTAAATATTTCACTTAAATCGCAAATTTATACATCTCTTTTAATGCCTATTATGAATGTGATTAGTAATATAGGATTTGCAACTATATGTATTATAGGTGGTACTCTTGCATCTAAGGATATTATAACTATAGGAGTTATAGCTAGTTTTTTGAGTTATGTACGACAATTTACAAGACCTTTAAATGAATTGGCGAATCTGTTTAATACATTACTTTCAGCCGTAGCTGGATGCGAAAGAGTTTTTGAAATTATAGATGAAAAAGAAGAACAACAAGTAGATAGTGTGCTTAAAAATAAGCTTAATGACAATAAACATGGTAATTTAAACTCTCATTTTATAAAGGGAGAAATTGAATTTAAAGGTGTAAGTTTTTCTTATGATTCAAAAAAAAGAATTTTAGACGATATAAACTTAAGAATCAAAGCTGGTACATCAAATGCCATTATAGGGGAGACAGGAAGTGGAAAAACAACAATTATAAATCTAATTACAAATTTCTATCATATAGATGAAGGAAGTATATTTTTAGATGGTAAGGATATATATTCTATTGACAAAAACTGTTTGAGAACTTGTTTTGGAGTGGTTCCACAAGAAAGTTATATATTCAATGATACAGTTATGGAGAATATAAGGTATGGAAATCTGATGGCTACCGACGAAGAAGTTATATCTGCTAGCAAAATAGCAAATGCACATAAATTCATAGTGAAAATGCGTGAAGGATATAGTACTGTATTATCGGATAGGGGTGAAGAACTAAGCGAAGGTCAAAAACAATTAATAAGTATTGCTAGGGCAGTATTAAAAAATGCCCCGATACTTATTTTGGATGAAGCTACAAGTAATATAGATATAGCAACAGAAGCTAAAATTCAAGAGGCAATAAATAGTTTAACTTATGGAAAGACAAGTATAATTATAGCTCATAGATTAAGTACAATATCAAATTGTGATAATATAATAGTTTTAGAAAATGGTAGAATTGTGGAATCTGGAAATCATAAAGAACTGATAAAATTAGAAGGACATTATTATAGAAACATACTATTAACACAAGGAAAATAA
- a CDS encoding FeoB-associated Cys-rich membrane protein, whose protein sequence is MATFVIAAVVVVLMVLAVMHMVKNLKKNGSSCGCGCSGCSSSKNCHSAKR, encoded by the coding sequence ATGGCTACATTTGTTATAGCAGCTGTTGTAGTAGTATTAATGGTATTAGCTGTAATGCATATGGTTAAAAATTTAAAAAAGAATGGTAGCAGTTGTGGATGTGGTTGTTCTGGATGCTCAAGTAGTAAGAATTGTCATAGCGCTAAGAGATAA
- a CDS encoding ABC transporter ATP-binding protein translates to MKYLKKYIKKYITLFLTAVFFLTLEAFCDLAQPTIMAKIIDIGVSNKNLDYILSTGALMIGITFLGAIFSITRSLISARVSQSFSYDLRQDVFEKINTYSLKQIDKLGRASLITRITNDINQVQLFVHGMMRVFIKSPIMCIGSLIIAIKLNLKMSVIILIAVLIIFIIILLNMKIGYRLFKNVQESTDKVNSKLRQFLSGIKVVKLFCRYDYENKSFEELNDELFKNSRKATTMMSFFRPTITIIINVSIIIILLIGRYLIYSGEVKIGIIVAYVNYMTRILTSLIMISHVFNVFVRAKASYERISEVLIDENEEIIERNASLDTEEKNLKFANGDIVFENVDFSYNKNTDEKILKDISFKIEEGQNIGVIGQTGSGKTSLINLIQKLYIIDKGDIKIGGHSIYSISEDSLRERIGVVFQNSSVFGKSILENIVMGNKDISREDVVKSCEIANANQFITKLENSYDEVLFQRGKNLSGGQRQRITIARAIAKKPQILILDDCFSAMDINTETTIRKNIKDYINNLREKENKKCTIITISQKISSIIDCDKILVLDEGEVVGFATHEDLLVSSPIYKKIFALQNLVNKDVN, encoded by the coding sequence ATGAAGTATTTAAAAAAATACATAAAAAAATATATAACATTATTTCTAACAGCGGTATTTTTTTTGACATTGGAAGCTTTTTGTGATTTAGCTCAACCAACTATAATGGCAAAAATAATCGATATAGGAGTTTCAAATAAAAATTTAGATTACATATTATCAACAGGAGCTTTAATGATAGGTATAACTTTTTTAGGAGCAATATTTTCAATAACAAGAAGTCTAATCTCAGCAAGAGTTTCTCAATCTTTTTCTTATGATTTAAGACAGGATGTATTTGAAAAGATAAATACTTATTCACTAAAACAAATAGACAAATTAGGTAGAGCTTCATTAATAACAAGAATTACTAATGATATTAATCAAGTGCAACTATTTGTTCATGGAATGATGAGGGTTTTTATAAAATCGCCAATCATGTGTATAGGAAGTCTAATTATAGCCATAAAATTAAATTTAAAGATGTCAGTAATTATTCTAATTGCAGTTTTAATTATATTTATCATAATATTGCTCAATATGAAGATAGGATATAGATTATTTAAAAATGTACAAGAAAGTACAGATAAAGTAAATTCAAAATTAAGACAGTTTTTAAGTGGAATAAAAGTAGTCAAACTATTTTGTAGATACGATTATGAGAACAAAAGTTTTGAAGAGTTAAATGATGAGCTTTTTAAAAATAGTAGAAAAGCTACGACTATGATGTCGTTTTTTAGACCAACAATTACAATAATTATTAATGTTTCTATAATAATAATATTACTGATTGGAAGATATTTAATTTATTCAGGAGAAGTTAAAATTGGAATTATAGTTGCTTATGTAAATTATATGACTAGAATATTAACATCACTTATAATGATTTCACATGTTTTTAATGTTTTTGTTAGAGCAAAAGCTTCTTATGAAAGAATAAGTGAAGTTTTGATTGATGAGAATGAAGAAATAATTGAGAGAAATGCCAGTTTAGATACTGAAGAAAAAAATTTAAAGTTTGCAAATGGTGATATAGTCTTTGAAAATGTAGATTTTTCGTATAATAAAAATACAGATGAAAAAATATTAAAAGACATATCTTTTAAAATAGAAGAAGGTCAAAATATTGGTGTGATTGGTCAAACTGGTTCAGGAAAAACTTCTTTAATAAATTTAATTCAAAAATTATATATAATTGACAAAGGCGATATTAAGATTGGGGGACATAGTATATACAGTATTTCTGAAGATAGTTTAAGGGAAAGAATAGGTGTAGTATTTCAAAATAGCAGTGTGTTTGGTAAAAGCATACTAGAAAATATAGTTATGGGAAATAAGGATATAAGTAGAGAAGATGTTGTAAAATCATGTGAGATAGCAAATGCAAATCAATTTATAACAAAACTCGAAAATTCTTATGATGAGGTTTTATTTCAAAGGGGTAAGAATCTATCAGGAGGACAAAGACAAAGAATTACTATAGCTAGAGCTATAGCAAAAAAACCTCAAATATTAATTCTTGATGATTGTTTTAGTGCAATGGATATTAATACAGAGACAACTATAAGAAAGAATATAAAAGATTATATAAACAATTTAAGAGAAAAGGAAAACAAGAAATGCACTATAATAACTATTTCACAAAAGATTAGTTCTATAATTGACTGTGATAAGATTTTAGTCTTGGATGAGGGAGAGGTGGTTGGATTTGCTACACATGAAGATTTACTGGTTAGTTCTCCAATTTATAAAAAAATTTTTGCGTTGCAAAATCTAGTAAATAAAGATGTAAATTAA
- a CDS encoding dienelactone hydrolase family protein, whose protein sequence is MDNLIKYVHKSNIAIVVLHEIYGVNNFIKDVCQKYYKGGYDVFCPELLGEKRVFSYSKAQEAYDFFINNVRFDIYKKVEKLINGLKSEYKHVFVVGYSVGATIAWRCSENSLCDGIICCYGSRIRDYMDVIPTCPILLVFAKYDSFDVDYVSSQLSRRQNIQIEILDANHGFIDTYSKNYSNAQTEVFNIKEKNFLSKCLD, encoded by the coding sequence GTGGACAATCTGATTAAGTATGTACATAAAAGCAATATAGCTATTGTTGTACTGCATGAAATTTATGGAGTTAATAATTTTATAAAAGATGTTTGTCAAAAGTATTATAAAGGTGGGTATGATGTGTTTTGTCCAGAACTCTTAGGAGAAAAAAGAGTTTTTTCATACTCAAAAGCTCAAGAAGCATATGATTTTTTTATAAATAATGTTAGGTTTGATATTTATAAAAAAGTAGAAAAACTTATAAATGGTTTAAAATCGGAGTATAAACATGTATTTGTAGTTGGGTATAGTGTAGGTGCAACTATTGCATGGAGATGTAGTGAAAATTCTTTATGTGATGGTATAATTTGTTGTTATGGCTCCCGAATTAGAGATTATATGGATGTAATTCCAACATGTCCTATTTTGCTAGTGTTTGCAAAATACGATTCATTCGATGTTGATTATGTTTCTTCCCAACTTTCTAGAAGACAAAATATTCAAATTGAAATTTTAGACGCAAATCATGGTTTTATTGATACATATTCAAAAAACTATTCTAATGCTCAAACAGAAGTGTTTAATATTAAAGAAAAAAATTTTCTATCTAAATGTTTAGACTAA
- the feoB gene encoding ferrous iron transport protein B — translation MSIKIGLIGNPNCGKTTMFNGLTGSSQYVGNWPGVTVEKKGGKLKGNKDVEIVDLPGIYSLSPYTLEEVVTRNFMLDDKPDAVINIVDASNIERNLYLTTQVLELGIPTVIALNMMDIVNKNGDKINIKKLSEIIGCPVVEVTAVKGQGIMEAAEKAVEIASSNNKLHFKLPFVDKSKEAIEKIEKIIEEKTPYIDVETRWLAIKLFERDENVIQKLGISKTILNSIEEITINCEDELDDDSESIITANRYEFISSIISNIIKKNRKGKETVSDKIDKIVTNRILALPIFALIMWGVYYIAVSSLGTIATDWTNDVLFGEIIQGNVSNFLASLNVAEWLQGLVVDGLIGGVGAVLGFVPQIMLLFLLLSILEDCGYMSRVAFIMDRIFRKFGLSGKSFIPMLISSGCGVPGVMSTRTIENDRDRKMTIMLTTFIPCGAKIPIIALFAGALFGGASWVAPSMYFLGIVMIIICGIILKRTSLFSGEPSPFVMELPQYHIPSAKGVLIHMWDRGKAFIIKAGTIIFVACGVIWFLQSFNWSLQMVDAGDSILASLGNIVAPIFAPLGFGNWQSSVATVTGLVAKENVVGTFGVLFGISDATEQDPALLGSVASMFTVASAFAFMAFNMLCAPCFAAIGAIKREMGSWKWTWITLGFQTLTAYIVALLINQVGSLVLGTGGSIAGAIISIIIAVAVVFAVLTYSNRNMKKEKIGKLSYMKN, via the coding sequence ATGTCAATAAAAATAGGTCTCATAGGAAATCCAAACTGTGGTAAGACAACGATGTTCAATGGGCTTACAGGTTCATCACAATATGTTGGGAACTGGCCAGGAGTCACAGTTGAAAAAAAGGGTGGAAAATTAAAAGGAAATAAAGATGTAGAAATAGTAGATTTACCAGGTATTTATTCTTTATCTCCATATACATTAGAAGAAGTAGTTACACGTAATTTTATGTTAGATGATAAGCCAGATGCAGTAATAAATATTGTAGATGCGTCAAATATAGAGAGAAATTTATATCTTACAACTCAAGTTTTAGAATTAGGGATACCGACTGTTATAGCTCTTAATATGATGGATATTGTCAACAAGAATGGTGATAAAATAAATATTAAAAAACTATCTGAGATTATAGGTTGCCCAGTAGTAGAAGTAACAGCAGTTAAAGGTCAAGGAATTATGGAGGCTGCTGAAAAGGCAGTTGAAATTGCAAGTAGTAACAATAAATTACATTTCAAATTACCTTTTGTTGATAAAAGTAAGGAAGCAATAGAAAAAATTGAAAAAATAATAGAAGAAAAGACTCCATATATAGATGTGGAAACACGCTGGTTAGCTATAAAGCTGTTTGAAAGAGATGAAAATGTTATACAAAAACTTGGCATTTCTAAAACAATATTGAATAGCATTGAAGAAATAACTATAAATTGTGAAGATGAATTGGACGATGATAGTGAAAGTATAATAACAGCCAATCGTTACGAATTTATTAGTTCAATAATTTCGAATATAATAAAGAAGAATAGAAAAGGTAAGGAAACTGTATCAGATAAGATAGATAAGATTGTAACAAATCGTATACTAGCATTACCTATTTTTGCACTTATAATGTGGGGAGTTTACTATATCGCAGTAAGTTCGTTGGGCACTATAGCAACTGATTGGACAAATGATGTACTGTTTGGAGAAATTATTCAAGGAAATGTGAGTAATTTTCTAGCTTCTTTAAATGTAGCAGAGTGGTTACAAGGACTTGTAGTTGATGGTCTGATTGGTGGAGTTGGAGCAGTATTAGGATTTGTACCACAAATTATGCTTTTATTCTTACTATTATCAATACTAGAAGACTGTGGATACATGTCACGAGTAGCTTTTATAATGGATAGGATTTTCCGTAAGTTTGGTCTTTCAGGAAAATCATTTATACCAATGCTTATAAGTTCAGGTTGTGGAGTTCCAGGAGTTATGTCAACTCGAACTATAGAGAATGATAGAGATAGAAAAATGACTATTATGTTAACTACATTCATTCCATGTGGAGCAAAGATTCCAATAATAGCATTATTTGCAGGAGCATTATTTGGAGGTGCTTCATGGGTAGCTCCATCAATGTATTTCTTAGGTATTGTAATGATAATCATCTGCGGAATTATATTAAAGAGAACTAGTTTATTTTCAGGAGAACCATCTCCATTTGTTATGGAATTACCTCAATATCATATTCCAAGTGCAAAAGGTGTTTTAATACACATGTGGGATAGAGGAAAAGCATTTATAATAAAGGCAGGAACAATTATATTTGTAGCTTGTGGAGTAATTTGGTTCTTACAATCATTTAACTGGTCATTACAAATGGTAGATGCTGGAGATAGTATATTAGCTAGTTTAGGAAATATAGTTGCACCAATATTTGCACCTCTTGGATTTGGAAACTGGCAATCATCAGTAGCAACAGTTACAGGTCTAGTAGCTAAGGAAAATGTAGTTGGAACGTTTGGAGTTTTATTTGGTATATCAGATGCAACAGAGCAAGACCCAGCACTTCTTGGTTCAGTTGCAAGTATGTTTACAGTAGCTAGTGCGTTTGCATTTATGGCATTCAATATGCTTTGTGCACCTTGCTTTGCAGCTATTGGAGCTATAAAAAGAGAAATGGGTTCTTGGAAATGGACATGGATTACATTAGGATTCCAGACTTTAACAGCATATATAGTTGCTCTTCTTATCAATCAAGTTGGAAGTTTAGTTCTAGGTACTGGAGGAAGTATTGCTGGGGCAATAATATCTATAATTATAGCAGTAGCAGTGGTATTTGCAGTTTTAACTTATTCAAATAGAAATATGAAAAAAGAAAAAATCGGTAAATTAAGTTATATGAAAAATTAA